The genome window AAGTGTTCGTGCTGGGTTACGCGGACTCCAACCTGAAGCTGGCGCGTCCCAAAAAGGCGGGGGTGAAGTTTTTTCTGGAAGCAAAAAAACTGATCCGTAAAAACAAAGAGCTGCAGAAACGACTGGACACCAACCAGGACGGCAAACTCGATTACTACGAATTGGAGCGTGGCGCCCAGGCCGTCGCCAAAAAGCTGTCCGCCCGCTACAGCAAACAAAAATTGGAAGAACTCGCCGCAAAAACCAAAATGGTGTTTCGCAAAGAAAGCAAGCATCCCTTCGTGCTCAGCAACCGCCACGAAGACAACCTCGTCTCCCACATGGGCCGCTGGGCCACGGTCAAAATCTGGGGCGGCCCGATAATCACCATCGGAGCCGGAGCCTATTTCTTTTCTTCTTTTTTTATTTAAACCGTTCCGCGCAGGAAGTGCCGGATTGCGCCCGGTTTCATTCAGGTTGGTTTGACGGTGCCGGAACGGCGGCGCACCCACAGCACGATCGACAGGGCCAGGATGAACAGGCCGATGAACTGCGAAGTCGAGAGCATTTCGGGCACGGCATAACCGCGATCGTCGCCGCGGTAAAACTCGATGATGAAGCGGCCGATCGAGTACAGGATGCCGTAGGCGAGGATCACCTGTCCGTCGAATTGTTTACGCTTCTGCAACCACAACAGCACGCCGAAAATAATCAGCGCGTTCAACGACAGGTAAATCTGCGTGGGGTGCAGCGCCACGTTCAGCGGCGCCAGCGAGTCCAGATTGGTGAAGGTGATCGCCCACGGCGCATCGGTCCGCACCCCGTAACAGCAGCCCGCGAAAAAACAGCCCCAGCGCCCGATAGCCTGGCCGATGGCGATAGACGGGGCCAGCACGTCCGCCGTTTTCCAGAACGGCAACTTGAATTTACGCATGAAGAACCAGGCCGCACCCACCGCGCCCATCAGCCCTCCATAATAAACCAGGCCCCCTTTCCAGAACTTCAGGATCTCCACCGGATTCGACATGAAGTAACGGTACTCCACCACCACGTACAAAAGCCGGCCGCCCAGAATGGATGCGATCAGCAGGTAGAAGCAGAGGTCGAGAATCTTCTGGGCGTCGAGCCCGTCTTTTTCTCCCTGCCGTGCGGCCAGCACGATGCCGACAAAAAATCCCGTTGCCACCAGCAGTCCGTAGGTGAAGATTTTGACGATACCGAATTCAAGCAGAATGGGATGCACGGCAGCCCTCCCTATCAGGCGGGTTCAGAAGAAGAATCTTGCGGTCGTTGCGGCGCGGTGCCATCCCTGATTATATCAATGAACATGAACACCACGCCAATGGTTATGCAGGAGTCGGCCACATTGAAAGCGGGCCAGTGGTAGCTGCCAAAGTGGAAATCCAGGAAATCGATCACTTCCTGATAAAGAATGCGATCGATGAGGTTGCCGATGGCGCCGCTGAAAATCAGGATCAATCCAATCAGCGCCGTCTTCTTGCTGTTCGGCGTTTCATGAAAGAACACGAGGATGGCGATGATGGCGATGCCGGAGAACACGATGAACAAGGTCGCCTTCATCTCCAGATCGCTGTCGGCAAACAAACCGAACGCCACGCCGGGATTGCGGATGTGAGTCAGGTTGAAAAAGTTGTCGATGATGCGGATCGACACGTTCTGCGGAATGTGAAGAGCCACGAGAAACTTCGTGAACTGATCGAGAATGATCAGGATATTGGAAAATAAAAACAACTGGAGGTATTTATTCTTCAAGAGAAACTCAGGCTTTGGCGGATTCCAGATTGCCCGCACAGCGTTTGCAAATGGCAGGATGGTCTTCCGACGCTTCCGCTTCGACAAAATAGTTCCAACATCGTTCACACTTTTTCCCCGGAGCCAAGGCCACGCCGATCTTCAATCCTTCGATCACGTCGCTCTGGTAGGCGGCCCCGTCCAACTGGCCGACCAATTTCACCTGCGAAACGATGAAGATGAATTTCAGGGCATCGCGTTCGCTTTCCAGAAACGATTTCATGGACTCCGGCGCCGCGATCTGCACCGTGGCATCCAGAGAATGCCCAATCACTTTGTCGCGGCGCTGCAACTCAAGCGCCTTGCTGACCTCACCCTTCAGCTCCTTGATGCGCTCCCACTTCGCCGCCAGCTCGTCCGAAAACGTGACGCCGGACAAATCCGGAAACGCACTCAGGTGCACGCTGTCCGTTTTAGCGCCCTCGTCGGGCATGTACTTCCACACCTCCTCCGCGGTGAAGCTGAGGATCGGCGCCATCAGTTGCGCCATGCCCTGCAACAGATCGTACATGGCAGTCTGGCCGGAGCGGCGTCCCTTCGAGGTCTTGGGATAGGTATAGAGGCGGTCTTTCAGGATATCCAGATAAAACGCGCTCAGGTCCACAATGCAGAAATTATAAAACGTGTGGTAGAACACGTGGAACTCATACTCCTCAAACGCCTGTTGGATGCGTTCGTTCACCTTCTTGAACCGGTAGAGGATGTAATGATCGATTTCTTCCATTTCGTCAATCGGCACGCGGTCGGTTTTCGGATCGAAGTCGCTCAGGTTGCCGAGCAGAAACCGGAACGTGTTGCGGATCTTCCGGTAAGCCTCGGTGAGGCGTTTTAGAATCTCGTCCGAAATGCGGATGTCCTCACGATAGTTTTCCGACGCCACCCACAACCGCAGGATTTCCGCGCCGTACTGGTCGATGATCTTCTGCGGCGCGATGACGTTGCCCGCCGACTTCGACATCTTTTTGCCCTTGCCGTCCACCACGTAGCCGTGCGTCAGCACCGTCTTGTAAGGAGCCGCGCCGCGTGTCGCCACCGCTTCCAGCAGCGAACTGTGGAACCAGCCGCGATGCTGGTCGCTGCCTTCGAGATACAGATCCGCCGGCCAATGCAGGTCCGGGTCCGGTTCCAGCACCGCCGCGTGACTGACGCCGGAATCGAACCACACGTCGAGGATGTCCATTTCCTTTTTGAATTCCGTCGAGCCGCAGGAACACGTGGTGCCCGCAGGCATCAACTCCTTCACATCTTTTTCGAACCAGCAGTCCGCGCCTTGCTGCTCCACCAGCGCGATGACGGGTTCATAAACTTTTTTGTCGGTGATCGTCTCCTCACACTGCACGCAGGTGAACACCGTGATCGGCACGCCCCACGCGCGTTGCCGCGACACACACCAGTCGGGCCGGTTCTCGATCATGCCGTGAATGCGCTCGCGGCCCCAGTGCGGCACCCAGCGCGTCTTGTCTATCTCCGCCAGCGCCTTCTGCCGAAGCCCCTGATCGTCCATGGAGATGAACCACTGCGCCGTAGCGCGGAAGATGATCGGCGTGCGGCAGCGCCAGCAGTGCGGATACGAATGATCGACACGGCTCTGATGGACGAGCTGACCCAGTTCTTCCAGTTTCTTGATGATTTCCGCATTGGCCTTCATCACGAACTGACCGGCGAAAAATTCGACTTCTGGCTTGAACACGCCGCCGTCGTCCACCGGGTTGTAGGTATCCAGACCGTACTTGAGACCGACGATGTAATCCTCCTGTCCATGACCGGGCGCGGTGTGCACGCAACCGGTGCCCTGCTCCAACGTGACGTGGTCGCCCAGGATCACCGGCGACTCGCGGTCGATGAACGGATGCTGGCAGACGACACCTTCCAGATCCTTGCCCGCGCATTGGCCGAGCACCTTGTAATCGGTCACGTCCCATTCGAGGATCAACGCCGACAATCGCTCCGCCGCCACCACGTACTGCTCGCCTTTGATCTCGACGGCGGTGTACTCAAAATCCGGGTGCAGGCAGACCGCCAGGTTGGCGGGCAGCGTCCACGGCGTGGTGGTCCAGATGACAAACGACGCCTTCTTTTCGTCCACGCCGTCGATCTGGCTCTTCCATCCCGACTTGACCGGGAACTTGACATAGATCGAAGGCGAGTTGTGGTCGGCGTATTCCACTTCCGCCTCGGCCAGAGCAGTGCGGCAGTGCGTGCACCAGTGCACGGGCTTGAGCCCTTTGTACACCATCCCCGCTTCGAGGAATTTCAGGAACTCGCGGACGATGGTGCCTTCGTAGCCGAAGTTCATGGTCAGATAGGGCCTCTCCCAATCGGCGAACACACCCAGCCGCTTGAACTCTTCCTTTTGGATGTCAACGAAACGCGCCGCGTACTCCCGGCACAGCTTGCGCACTTCGGACTTCTCCAAATCCTGTTTCTTGCTCTTCAACTCCTTGCCGACCTGGTGCTCGATGGGCAGGCCGTGGCAATCCCACCCCGGCACGAACGACGCATCGAAGCCTTTCATGGTCATGATGCGGACGATGAAATCCTTGAGAATCTTGTTGAGGGCGTGGCCCATGTGGATGTGGCCGTTGGCGTAGGGCGGGCCGTCGTGGAAGACGTACTTCGGGCGGCTGCTTGAGTGCGTGCGCAGCTGCTTGTAAATGTCTCCCGACTCCCACGCATCCAGCATTTCCGGCTCCCTCTTAACGAGGTTGGCCTTCATCGGAAAGTCCGTCTGCGGCAGGTTCAATGTGTCTTTGTATTCCATCTTCGTGTCGCCGTCTCCCGTCTTCATATCAGCTTCATCGCTTCCTTGACTTTATGCATCGTGGCCTGCGCCACCTTGCGCGCCTTTGCTGTGCCTTCATGGAGAATCTCATCGACCTCTTTCGGCTTGGCCGCCAACTGCTGACGCCGCTCCATGAGCGGACGCATGCCCGCCAGCAGCGATTCCGCCAGCAGCGCCTTGCAGTCGCCACACCCGATGCCCGCCGTCCGGCAGTTTTCGTTCACATACGCCTGCTTCTCTTCCGACGAAAACAGCTTGTGGAACGGATACAGGTTGCACACATCCGGGTCGCCCGGATCCTCGCGGCGCAGGCGCTGCGGATCGGTCAGCATCGCCCGGATCTTTTTCGTGATCTCTTTTTCCGAGTCGGCCAGGTAGATGGCGTTGTTGTAGCTCTTGCTCATCTTGCGACCGTCGATGCCGTTCAGCTTCGGCACTTCGCTGATTTTCGCCTCCGGCTCGATCAACACCTTCTTCTTGTAAAAATGCTGGAAGCGGCGCACGATCTCGCGCGACAACTCCAAATGCGGGGCCTGATCGATGCCCACCGGCACGTAGTGCGCGTTGTACAGCACGATGTCCGCTGTCTGCAAAACCGGGTAGCCGAGAAAACCGTAGGAACTCATGTCCACGTTCTTCACTTCCTGCTGCTTTTCCTTATAAGTCGGGTTGCGCTCCAGCCACGACACCGGCACGATCATCGACAGGATCAGGTGCAGCTCGGTGTGTTCCGGGATGCGCGACTGCACGAACAGCGTGCATTTTTCAGGATCGAGTCCCGCCGCCAGCCAGTCGATCGCCACCTCGCGGGTGAACTGCTTGATCTGGCCGGGGTTCTCGTACAGCGTGGTCAGCGAATGCCAGTCGGCGATGAAATAAAAACACTCGTACTCATCCTGCAGGGAGACCCAGTTTTTCAACGCCCCGAAGTAATTGCCCAGATGGAGCAGGCCGGAAGGCTGCATGCCGCTCAAAATGCGTTTTTTCGACATCAATCTGAATTTTTATAAGGATTAAAGAAAGCGAATGACCTGTTTTACATAGGGAAACGCTTCCTGAGTGAAAAACTCTACCATAAACCCCATGGGGAGTCTAAGAATACCCAAAATTATCCCCGTCTGTGCAAAATAATCCAACAGAAACACGCCGAGCAGGACGAATCCGCTGTACCGATCGAACACCGCCAGCTTCGCCGCCATGTCCTGCGACACCAGCCCCTTCAGCACGCTCGCCCCATCCAGCGGAAAGATCGGCAACAGGTTGAAGATCGCCAGCGCCACATTGATGTACAGGGCATAGCACAGCATGACGAACAGGAAGATGTTCTGCTCCGGCGGCGTGACCCGCACCAGGAACCCGAAGATCAGGGCGAGGATCAGGTTGGAAGCCGGACCCGCCGCGGCGACGTACATCATGTCGCGGTGCGGGTTCTCGAAATTGCGCCCGTTCACCGGCACCGGCTTGGCCCAGCCGAAACCGAGGAAGTAGAAGCAGAGGACGCCGAAGATATCGAGATGCTTGATCGGGTTGAAGGTCAATCGGCCGAGCCGCTTCGCCGTGTTGTCGCCTAAAAAATAGGCCACCCGGCCGTGGGAGTACTCATGCACCGTCAGCGAAAACAGGATAATGACGGTGAACGTGATATAAAACTGCATGCTCGACACAAAAACACCTCAAAGGATACGGGACTGCCGGAGATTCCATGCGGCACGCGGGGAAGGGTCCGGTAGGGGGTTTTTCGACCGAAAGCCGGACAAACAGGCTCTATCATCGATTTTAGCCTATTTTTTTCAAGCTTCTCAAATTTAATCCGGGCAGACGGCCCGGGGCGTCTATGCCGTCCGGTCTTTTC of Nitrospina watsonii contains these proteins:
- the lgt gene encoding prolipoprotein diacylglyceryl transferase, whose amino-acid sequence is MHPILLEFGIVKIFTYGLLVATGFFVGIVLAARQGEKDGLDAQKILDLCFYLLIASILGGRLLYVVVEYRYFMSNPVEILKFWKGGLVYYGGLMGAVGAAWFFMRKFKLPFWKTADVLAPSIAIGQAIGRWGCFFAGCCYGVRTDAPWAITFTNLDSLAPLNVALHPTQIYLSLNALIIFGVLLWLQKRKQFDGQVILAYGILYSIGRFIIEFYRGDDRGYAVPEMLSTSQFIGLFILALSIVLWVRRRSGTVKPT
- the lspA gene encoding signal peptidase II, translating into MKNKYLQLFLFSNILIILDQFTKFLVALHIPQNVSIRIIDNFFNLTHIRNPGVAFGLFADSDLEMKATLFIVFSGIAIIAILVFFHETPNSKKTALIGLILIFSGAIGNLIDRILYQEVIDFLDFHFGSYHWPAFNVADSCITIGVVFMFIDIIRDGTAPQRPQDSSSEPA
- the ileS gene encoding isoleucine--tRNA ligase — its product is MEYKDTLNLPQTDFPMKANLVKREPEMLDAWESGDIYKQLRTHSSSRPKYVFHDGPPYANGHIHMGHALNKILKDFIVRIMTMKGFDASFVPGWDCHGLPIEHQVGKELKSKKQDLEKSEVRKLCREYAARFVDIQKEEFKRLGVFADWERPYLTMNFGYEGTIVREFLKFLEAGMVYKGLKPVHWCTHCRTALAEAEVEYADHNSPSIYVKFPVKSGWKSQIDGVDEKKASFVIWTTTPWTLPANLAVCLHPDFEYTAVEIKGEQYVVAAERLSALILEWDVTDYKVLGQCAGKDLEGVVCQHPFIDRESPVILGDHVTLEQGTGCVHTAPGHGQEDYIVGLKYGLDTYNPVDDGGVFKPEVEFFAGQFVMKANAEIIKKLEELGQLVHQSRVDHSYPHCWRCRTPIIFRATAQWFISMDDQGLRQKALAEIDKTRWVPHWGRERIHGMIENRPDWCVSRQRAWGVPITVFTCVQCEETITDKKVYEPVIALVEQQGADCWFEKDVKELMPAGTTCSCGSTEFKKEMDILDVWFDSGVSHAAVLEPDPDLHWPADLYLEGSDQHRGWFHSSLLEAVATRGAAPYKTVLTHGYVVDGKGKKMSKSAGNVIAPQKIIDQYGAEILRLWVASENYREDIRISDEILKRLTEAYRKIRNTFRFLLGNLSDFDPKTDRVPIDEMEEIDHYILYRFKKVNERIQQAFEEYEFHVFYHTFYNFCIVDLSAFYLDILKDRLYTYPKTSKGRRSGQTAMYDLLQGMAQLMAPILSFTAEEVWKYMPDEGAKTDSVHLSAFPDLSGVTFSDELAAKWERIKELKGEVSKALELQRRDKVIGHSLDATVQIAAPESMKSFLESERDALKFIFIVSQVKLVGQLDGAAYQSDVIEGLKIGVALAPGKKCERCWNYFVEAEASEDHPAICKRCAGNLESAKA
- the trpS gene encoding tryptophan--tRNA ligase, whose product is MSKKRILSGMQPSGLLHLGNYFGALKNWVSLQDEYECFYFIADWHSLTTLYENPGQIKQFTREVAIDWLAAGLDPEKCTLFVQSRIPEHTELHLILSMIVPVSWLERNPTYKEKQQEVKNVDMSSYGFLGYPVLQTADIVLYNAHYVPVGIDQAPHLELSREIVRRFQHFYKKKVLIEPEAKISEVPKLNGIDGRKMSKSYNNAIYLADSEKEITKKIRAMLTDPQRLRREDPGDPDVCNLYPFHKLFSSEEKQAYVNENCRTAGIGCGDCKALLAESLLAGMRPLMERRQQLAAKPKEVDEILHEGTAKARKVAQATMHKVKEAMKLI
- a CDS encoding site-2 protease family protein, whose translation is MQFYITFTVIILFSLTVHEYSHGRVAYFLGDNTAKRLGRLTFNPIKHLDIFGVLCFYFLGFGWAKPVPVNGRNFENPHRDMMYVAAAGPASNLILALIFGFLVRVTPPEQNIFLFVMLCYALYINVALAIFNLLPIFPLDGASVLKGLVSQDMAAKLAVFDRYSGFVLLGVFLLDYFAQTGIILGILRLPMGFMVEFFTQEAFPYVKQVIRFL